The following proteins come from a genomic window of Luteitalea sp.:
- a CDS encoding cation acetate symporter, whose amino-acid sequence METTLGTPTLSAILFFGLIVALTLAITWWAAKRTRSTREFYAAGRSVSAFQNGLALAGDYMSAASFLGIAGLVALQG is encoded by the coding sequence ATGGAAACAACGCTCGGCACGCCGACACTGTCGGCCATCCTCTTCTTCGGTCTGATCGTCGCGCTGACGCTGGCCATCACCTGGTGGGCCGCGAAGCGCACGAGGTCGACCCGTGAGTTCTATGCGGCTGGTCGCTCGGTCAGCGCGTTCCAGAACGGCCTTGCGCTCGCCGGCGACTACATGAGCGCTGCATCGTTTCTCGGTATTGCCGGTCTCGTCGCCTTGCAAGGCTA